GAACCCGCCCAGGTCTCGGGCGTTGAACAAGCGTAGCGGCGGCGGCAGATCCGCCGGCGGCTTGGGGGGCGCGACCGGGGGCTTGTTGCTGGTGGCCGTCGCCACCTGGTCGCCACCATTGGGCTTCTTGGTCGTCGCCGGCGGCGCGGGGACCGGGGGCATCGTTCTTGGCGCGGTCGCGCCCGGCGGATTCGACTTGCTGGCGGTAGGCGTCGGCGGTGCAGTGTGCGACGCGGGTGCCGGAGCAAGCTGAGATGTTGCCCTGCTGGGCGACGGCGGCGTGGCCGCGGAAGTAGTCGCGGTCGGCGGGGTCGCTGGCGCGGGAAAGATCGCGTCGGTGTATTTGCCGAAGATCGTCACCATCAACGGCGCGACAATCGTGACGAACACGGCCCCCATGACTTTGAACATGAAATGCGGCTGCCGTTCCGTGGTCGGCGCCGCTTGCGTGGCGTACATCGACGTGCCCGGCGCGACCATCGTGGCAGTCGGCGTTTGCCAGGAGACGGCCACGGGCGGGGCGACGGCCGTCACCGGCGGCGGCAACAGCACGGTCCCGGTTCCTTGGCACCGCTCCAACTCGGTGACCACTTCCTTCATCGACGGATACCGGTCCTCGGGACGCTTGGCCACCATCCGTCGATAGACCGCGTCGACCGCCTCGGACACATCAGGACGCTTGGCGCGCAGCGACGGGATCGGCGCTTCGCGATGGGCCATGACCTTGGCGATCGGCGTCTCGCCGGCGAACATGTTCTCATTCGTTAGTATTTTGTAGAGCGTGCAGCCCAGGCTGTAGATATCGGCACGTCGGTCCACCTGGTTCATGCCGACCGATTGCTCGGGTGCCATGTAATCAAGCGTGCCCATCACCTGGCCAGCGCGGGTCAGGCCGTCAGCCCCCGAAGCGGCGTCGTCCAGCCGCGCCAGCCCCATGTCAAGAATCTTGACCACGCCATCCTTGTCGACCAGCAGATTGGCCGGCTTGATGTCCCGATGGATCACGCCGTGGTCGTGTGCGTAGCCCAAGCCGCGCGCGGCTTGGATGATGTAATTCAGCGCCTCGGGCACGGGCAGCTTGCCCCGATCGGCGACCGTCGCGGCCAGATCGCGCCCGTCGACGAACTGCATGGCCAGAAAGTGAACGCCGTTGGCTTCGTTGGCGTCGTAGGCGGTGACAATATTCTGGTGATCGAGTCGCGCGGCGGCTTGCACCTCGCGCTGAAAGCGATCGACGGCGTCCTTGGACCGGGTGAGCGAAGCGGGTAGAACCTTGACGGCCACGATCCGATGCATGCGACGGTGTTCGGCCTTGAACACCTGCCCCATGCCCCCTTCGCCGATCTTGTCGAGCACCAGGTACGGCCCCAGGACCAGATTCTTGGTCTTCCCCTGGTAGACCAGATTGGCCTGGAATGAGGTCAGCTTTTTGTCTTTGACCAGGGCGCGGGCCAGCGCCTCGCCGTCTTGCGGACGCTGAGCCTCGGGTAAATGCTCGCAAAACGAGCGCACCGTGTCGGCGGCCAGCACGCCGCTGTCGTCCAGTCGTTTAATGAATTCGTCGAGGTCG
The Planctomycetota bacterium DNA segment above includes these coding regions:
- a CDS encoding protein kinase; protein product: MAVDLDEFIKRLDDSGVLAADTVRSFCEHLPEAQRPQDGEALARALVKDKKLTSFQANLVYQGKTKNLVLGPYLVLDKIGEGGMGQVFKAEHRRMHRIVAVKVLPASLTRSKDAVDRFQREVQAAARLDHQNIVTAYDANEANGVHFLAMQFVDGRDLAATVADRGKLPVPEALNYIIQAARGLGYAHDHGVIHRDIKPANLLVDKDGVVKILDMGLARLDDAASGADGLTRAGQVMGTLDYMAPEQSVGMNQVDRRADIYSLGCTLYKILTNENMFAGETPIAKVMAHREAPIPSLRAKRPDVSEAVDAVYRRMVAKRPEDRYPSMKEVVTELERCQGTGTVLLPPPVTAVAPPVAVSWQTPTATMVAPGTSMYATQAAPTTERQPHFMFKVMGAVFVTIVAPLMVTIFGKYTDAIFPAPATPPTATTSAATPPSPSRATSQLAPAPASHTAPPTPTASKSNPPGATAPRTMPPVPAPPATTKKPNGGDQVATATSNKPPVAPPKPPADLPPPLRLFNARDLGGFYTMLPKPAGKNNDPDKVFKVRGNTLHISGAHRGMLVTDRPFDNYHLTVEWKWGENNAAPHENEARAAGILLHGQGPDDAIQGTFLPSIKIDVHEGHTGDFVLLGNDDHKPSISVEGELITPRGAKPGLQRFHYRPGLPLSTFSTGAVWGLNASIGVKHEKGYRGKDEMEAPFDKWNKLECICRGNRIEVLLNDKPVNVAQQVHPIRGKIALQSVHSEFHVRSIMLQPLK